CGCCCTCGATCCCAGCCTGGCGCCCGGCGTCGGCACACCTGTCCCTGGCGGGCTGACCTACCGCGAAGCGCACCTGCTGATGGAACTGCTCTCAGAGAGCGGACGTGTCACCTCAATGGACATCGTCGAGGTGAACCCGGCGCTTGACCACCAGAATCAGACGGCGCACGTCATGGTCGGCATGGCGGCCAGCTTGCTGGGGAAACGCATTCTGTAAGAACTTCCACGTCTGAACAAACAAAAAGGTTACGCAGGACCTGCGTAACCTTTGTTCTTTTATTTGCTGGCGAGGGTATTGCCCTCTGTGGTGGAGCGTACCGTGAGAAACACGGGTAGGGTCGTCCCTTTACCTCGACCGTCGTCGAACTTTACCATGAGCGCATGACGGCCAGGTTCGGCATCCTTGGGTACCGTGATGTTGTACACAACACGAACATAATCACGATAACGGACCGTAGTGCTGTATCGGTCATCTTTGGTATCCACGATCTGCCTTAAAGCGTCTGCTCTTTCAAGCGAAATGGCCCAGTTCCGTGGTAGATCCACTGGTCTGATTTTCAGCCAGGTAATGCGTTGCTGTACGCTGTTGACGTCTTTGCCGAAGCTCCGATTATCGAAGTCGATTTTGAGCATCCCGTCCAAGAGCGCTTCATCAAGTTCCAGGGCGCCCGCAGGGTATTTATATGCCAGCTGCATGTTCTGTCCGGCAGCAGTCTGAACGGACTCGATGGGATTGACCTCGCGAATCCCAGCACCACTTGTCATTGAAGGCGCACATGCTCCCAGCAGTAGGGCTGTCAGCAAAGCCAGCGGAAGTTTCTTGATCATCGGCGAACTCCTTGTGTACCCTCAGAATTCCCTCATTGGGCCACTTAAGCTACAACACCAAAGCGGAGAGAGACGGCAAATTTGCCGTCTCTCTCCGCTTTGGCTGCGTCAAATTAATCGAGAATACGCTTGAGGTGCAAGAAGATCTCGTACCAGTCACCCTTGTCACGGGGACGTTTGCCGCGCAGCTCGATGCGCGCCAGCGTGCGCACCCAGTCCGGGGTCAGCTGTGGGCCCAGCACCGGGTCGGACATCAGGTCCGCCAGGCCCTTGGGCAGGGCACCCTCGGTGGACATACCGTAAAACTCGACCGATTCCAGCAGGTCATGGACAGTGATGTCGTACGCTCCGGCCAGGGTCTGCAGGGTTTCCAGGCTGGGGTTGGTGCGTCCGCGCTCCAGGTCGCTCAGATAAGGAACGCTGATACCAGCCGTTTCTGCGACGTCCTTGAGCCGCAGCCCGCGTTCGCTGCGCAGTTCACGCAATCGTTCATGCAGTTTCATGCTCACCTCCCTGGCTGCGGCGACGGCGCGTCGACTGAAAGGCCAGACGTGCTTTGCTCCGCCAGTGTGGGGATTGGGTGTGTACAGAATTCCCCACGGATAGTTGGAGTGTAACACCCTCCCAGACTCTGGTCAATACAGAATATCCGACGCAATTGTTGTCAGACCCGTATCGGTATGTTATGATCGTAATATAAGAAGGATTTCTGCCAAGGAGGCGTTATGCGGGCACTGGAAACAATTGCACACACCATCAAAATTGGCAAGGTTCATCCCACCACTGTTGTAAACACCCTGATCGAGGTCGAAAACGAGGGAGGGACCGGGGCTCTCAGGCGTGTGGAGCGTCACCTGGCCCTCAGCGAAGAGGCCCTGCGCGAACGTGCCCACCCTCACAGCCGCCTCGCCCGGGCCTGGCTCGACGCTACCCGCGCTTATCTGGTCGCCCACGCAGAGTGCAAACGCGCAGTGTGAAACGAGCAGCGAAAAGCCCGGCCAGTTCCAGGCCGGGCTCTTTGCTGCTCGTTTTAGGGTTGCAACGCTGTCTGCGGCAAGGCGTAGATGTCCTGGTACTTCTCGCGTAGATACCGCACGTACGGCTCAGCTGAAAGTGATCGGCCCGTGGCCCGCTCGGTCAATTCACGCGGTGTCAGTGTCCGGCCGTGGCGATGCACGTGGTGCTGTAGCCAGGCCAGTAGCGGCCCATACTGCCCGCTCCGCAGGCCTGGCTCGATGGCGCTGTCCTGAGCCTTGGCTGCTTCGAGCAGTTGCACGCTCAGCAGGTTACCCAGGCTGTAGGTCGGGAAATAGCCGATCAGGCCCGCTGACCAGTGAATGTCCTGCAGCACCCCCTCAGCGTTCGATCTCGGCGTCACGCCCAGGTATTGCTCCATCTTGGCGTTCCAGGCCTCAGGCAGCTCTGATACGTTCAATGTGCCTTCCAGCACGGCCAGCTCCAGCTCGAAGCGCAGCATGATGTGGAAGTTGTAGGTCACCTCATCGGCCTCCACACGAATCAGGCTGGGCTGCACGCGGTTGACGGCCTTGTAAAGCATCTCAGCATCGATTCCTTCGAGTGCTTCCGGGAACACCGCCTGAAAATGCGGAAAGTAATGCTGCCAGAAGGGCCGCGAACGACCGATCAGGTTCTCGAACATCCGCGACTGGCTTTCATGTACGCCCAGGCTGGCTCCCCGCGAAAGCGGCGTGCGAGCCAGTTCGGCTGCGACGCCGTGCTCGTACATGCCATGGCCCGTCTCGTGCCAGGTGCCGAACAGGCTCATGGGAAAGTAATGCGCGTCAAAGCGCGTGGTGATACGGATGTCGTTGCGACTGAAATTCGTCTGGAACGGGTGTGCGCTGATGTCCAGCCGGGAAAACTCACCCTTGAGCCCCAGGTCTTCCGCCACTTCGAGGGCGAAACGGCGCTGTCGGTCCACGTCGAACTCACGTGTCAGTACACCGTAATCAGTTGCGTCACCGGCTGCGACGATGGCCTGCAACAGCGGCAGCGTCTCGTCACGCAGGCCGGCAAAAATCCGCTTGACCTCAGCTGCGCGGGCACCCGGCTCGTAATCGTCGAGCAAGGCATCATAGGGGTGATCGTCGAATCCCACCAGGTCGGCGTAGCGGCGGGCCAGATCGAACATCTTCTCCAGGTGAGGCTCGAACGACCGGAAATCGTCGTTTTTTCGCGCGGCCAGCCAGGCATGATGTGCCTCGTTCTCGGCACGCGCCTTTTCCTCGACGAACTCGGTGGGAATTTTGGTGGCGCGGTCGTAGTCGCGCCGCGTGACCCGTACCAGCGCTTCCTCGACCGTGCCGCTTTCTGCCGGCTGCGCTTCCAGACCGCACAGCAGCTCCTCGATACGCGGTGTGGTGAAGCGCTCGTGTGCCAGGCTTGCCACGGTGGCCACCTGCAGGCCTCGCACGGACGCAGCAGCGGGGGGCATGTGGGTTTCCTGGTCCCAGGAAAGGAGTGCGGCCGCAGCCTCCAGATCGCTGACCTGCCCCAGCAGCGTCTTCAGTTCTTCGAGGGTATCCATGCGTCACAACCTAACAGCTTTTTTGCCTGCACCGTGTGCTTCAGGCCAAAGAACCTGTCCACCATCCCATCAGGCGCAGGCTCACTGCCAGCGCTCGCGTTGCTCCACCGCCTCTCCCAGCAATAACGGCCGCACTTCCCCGATCAGGTACAGGCTGCCGGCCACGACCGCCGGACCCTCGGGCAGCATTGCCAGGGCTTCTTCCGGCGTCGCAGCGACCCTGACCGGAACGTTCCAGAGCGTCGTGAGGGTCTCCGGCCGTGACGCCCGTGGAGAAAGCGTTGCCCGTGTCAGAATCACCTCGGACACCGTCGGGGTCAGCTCATGCACAATCCTTTCCACATCTTTTCCCTCGGAGACGCCAAAAATCAGCGGTACCGGCGTCATTCCCAACGAACTCAGGGTGCGCGCCAGCGCCCGCGCGCCGTCCACATTGTGTGCACCGTCAAGCAGAACCTCACGCCCCTGCCAGCAAAGACGTTCCAGCCGTCCGGGCCAGCGGGCCGTGACGGCCCCGCGCGCGATCGCCTCCGTTCCCACACCCAGCCGCAACGCCGCCAAGGCAGCCAGGGCGGCATTACGCGCGCCATGCTCGCCCAGGAGCCCTGTACCGAACTCAACCTGCCCTACCGGGCTCGACAACCGCACCCATGAGCCATTCCAGCCTTGTGCTTCGACCTCATACGGCGCGTCACGCCCCAGCACCCACAGGTCCGCCTCCCGACCTTGCAGAATTTCCAGTGCCGCGCCCTCCACACCGGTCACCGCCAGGCCGCCCCACCGCAAAATACCGGCCTTTTCGGCCGCAATCTGCTCAAGCGTGCTACCCAGCACCTCGGTGTGGTCAAACCCAACCGTCGTCACGACGCTGAGCAGCGGCTCCAGCGCGTTCGTCGCATCAAGTCGTCCACCCAGACCAACCTCCATCACCGCAAGACGCACGGACGCCTCGGCAAACAGCAGCACGCCCAGCGCCGTCACGATCTCGAAAAATGTCGCCCCGACCGCTTCGGCGTGCGGTTGCACACGCAGCAACGCCTCCTCGACACATTCCTCGGGCAGTTCCTGGCCATCTACCTGAAAGCGCTCTGCAAAACGGGTCAGATGGGGCGAGGTGAACAGCCCGACCCGAATGCCCGAGGCCTGCAGCATCCCGGCCAGCACGGCGCTGGTGCTCCCCTTTCCGTTGGTGCCTCCTACCAGCACAACATCAAAGGACCGCTGGGGACTTCCCAAGCGGTCCAGCAGTTCGCGTACACGTGCCAAACCGGGATGGACACCAAAACGCTGCTGCGCGAACAGCCAGCTGAGCGCCTGCGTCAACACCCACCGACCTGTCCGTCTTCAGCGCGAGACAGCACCGTCACTGTCCTTCAAAGTAGGCTTCGAGCACTGGAACGATCTGCTTCTTGCGCGAAATCCGGCTGCCCAGGTCCGCAACGCCGTCTTCGATGTTTGCCCCGAACGCCTCACGCAGCATCAACTCCTCGGTGGCACTCAGGACCAAAGTGCGGTTGGTTTCATTGAGGATATCGACCACGCTCAGCACCACACCGGCCAGGTGGGACTTCGCCTTTTCCTGGTCCATGGCGGAGAGCAGTTCTGCCTTGCGGCCGAACACGTACCCTGGGTTGGTCGTCTCCACCACGCCCAGGCCATAAGGCCGACCCGCGAACTCGAAGACCTTGTAGTCCATCTTGAGCAGCTTCTCGGCTGCGATATCCCCCAAGTCACTTTTCGCGGCGAACATTCCACCGGCGTAAGCTGACACGTCAGCAATTCCGGCGATCTGCGCCAGATAGGTGGCCACTTCACGGTCCTCGGGCGTGGTGGTCGGGCTGCGAAAGTGCAGGGTGTCGGACAGGATGGCCGAAAGTAGCAGGCGGGCGTCTGTCTGCTCGATGGGCAGGTTCGCCTCACGGTGCAGCTTGGCAAGAATGGTGCCCGTCGATCCAAGCGGCTCGAAACGCAAGTACACCGGCACGTTCGTCGCCAGATCCCCGAGCTTGTGATGGTCCACCACGTGCGTCACGTTCAAAGTCGCCAGGCTCGGCAGCGACTGGGAAGACTCGTTGTGGTCCACCAGCGCCACCGCCGAATCTTCGGGAAGTGAGTCGAGCAAAGGCGGCAGGTCCACCCCGGCCGTGCGCAGCACAAACTCGGTCTCGCGGTTGGGCTCGCCCAGTCGGTACGCCTGCGCCTCCCGCCCGGTTCGGCGCAAAAAGCTGGCGTACACCAGGGCGGCGGTAATGGCGTCGGTGTCGGGGTTGAGGTGTCCGAAAACAGCTGTCATGCAGGGATTATAGAGAAAAGAAAAACCCCCGCCGAAGCGGGGGCTTGATTGAGAAGAGGGTTTAGAAGCGGACGTCGTAGCCGACGCGGAAGCCCGAAGCCGCCGAGGTGGTGCCCGCGGTGGTATCGGTCAGCGTGAAGACGCCATAGGAAGCCTTCACACCGTACACGTTGAGCTGGGTGAAGAAGCCGTTGACCGAACCGCTGGTGGCACCAGGGCCAGCAGCGAAAGCACCGGCCGGGGGGTTGCCGTAGATGCGGTCGACCGAGGCGTCGAAGGCGGAGTTGCTGACGCCGGTCGCGAGCGCGGCGACACCCGTGGCGGTGTAGGTCGAGTAGCCGAAGCCGAGCGAGGTGTTCTCGGCAAAGATGTTGTTGAGGACCAGGTTGCCGTTGGCGTACAGTTCGCTGGTCGTGCCGCCCGTCGCGAAGGCGGTGCTGCGGTAAGCCACGCCACCGGTCACGCTGGGCGAGAAGACTACGTTCAGCGGGGTGGTGGTAAAGCCCGAGCCGACCTTGAAGGTGCTGTAACCAACTGCCGGAACCGTCGCACCAGCAGCGTCAACCGTCGTCGCAGCACCGCCGGTGTTCATGTGGTAGCGGGCGTAGGGGGTGAGGGTGAACAGGCCGCCCACGTTACCGCTGTAGTTGGCGAAGACCTGGAAGTCGTTGGCGCCCACGGTGTAGAAGCGGCCGAAGCCGGCGGTGATGTTCAGGCCCGAGATCAGAGCGTCAGCAGCGGCGCCGTTGTGACGGACGATCGCACCGAAGGAGCTGGTACCGAAGAACGGTGCGGGGGCCAGGCCACCGTCGTAGGTAGTGGTCAGGCTGTTCGAGGTGCCGGCGACGGCCACACCGCCGGTGCTGGCACCGTTGTAAAAGGCCGTGAGGCTGACAGCGCGGAACAGCGTGGCGCCGGCGGTCACACCGAAGACAGTGCCGGCGCGACCCACAGCCGGGGTGCCTGCAACATACCCAGTCTGGTTGTCGTAGTAAGCACCGAGGTTAACGATGCTGAACGTCGTGGTCGCCGCAACACCGAAGCCGACCTGATCGCTGGCGTAACGGTTGTTGTTCACACCCATAGCCACCGGGTTGACGCTGCCGATAGCGCCAAAGTCGGGGTCGATGGCGCGGAAGTTGGCGCCCAGGTTGAAGCCACCCAGGTTAGTGGTGGCGCGCACAAAGAACGAGTTGTCCGCACCGGCGAAGCCGACACCCGTACGCGGAACGCTGGTGACATACACGCTTTCGAGGGCGATAGGGCCAACGTTGAACCTGGCGTCGGCGCTCAGGCCGTCACGCAGCGCGTTGGTGGCGTAAGACACACCGAGGTTGCCCAGGCCGAAGGGGTTGATTTCGGCGCGGATACCGAAGTAGCTGGCGGGCAGCGCGGCCGTGGCACCCACACCAACCACTGCCGTGAGCTTGGGGGCGAAGGGCAGGGTGGTCGCGTTGATCGTGGCCACCACACCACGGCGCGCGCCGGCGTCGGTGTTGTTGAAGAAGGCGGGGTTGAAGGAGAAGGTGCTGTTGCTGGCGCTGTACGCCACACCGAACTGCTGGCCGGCAATCGTACCAGTCGCGTTCGCACCCGAAAGGGCCACGACGGTATCACTCGCCGCAACAGGGGACGCAAACACGTTGCGAACAACGAAGTTCAGGTTGGCGTTGTTGATGGTGATGGTGTTGTTGGCCGTACGGATGTTGTTCACACCCAGACCGAAGGTGATTCCACCGGTGGCAACAGCAGAGCCGGGAGGTGCCGTGTCGACGGTCGTCACGTTGTTGTCGCCGAGGCTGCCACCGAGGAAGGTGTTGGTGGTCAGGCGATCAATATCAAACGCCGTTGTGCCACTAACCAAGCCGACGCTACCGAAGTTGGCGTTCAGGCCACCGGTCAGCGTGACGCGGGGCAGGGCTTCGACGGCGCCCAGGCGGGTTTCAACTCCACCAACGCGGCCCGCGAGGGCGTCGAGGTCGGCGCGGTCGGCCTTGCCGGTCTCCAGGGCGCTGACGCGGTCCTGCAGGCTCAGGATGTCCTGGTTGAGCAGCACGGTCAGGTCGTTGAGGGCGGCGATGCTGCTGGCGTTGTCGTCAACGTCGGCACGCAGGGTGTCGAAGTTGCTGGAGAGCTCGTCGACGCGGGCGGTCAGCTCGTCGATGGTGCCCTGCAGTTCGGTGACAGCGCCTTCGTCGCCACCGGCAACGCCGAGGTCGTTCAGGCGCTCTTCGATGCGGGCGATGTCGTCCTTGGTGGCGGCGTTCTCTTCGAGGTCGGCCACGCGCACACCAAGGGCGGCGAGGTCGGCGGCGAGTTCCTGCACGGCGTTCTGCAGGCTGGTCATGGTGTCGCCTTCGACCTGAACGTTGCCCTGGGCAATCTGGTCGAGGACGCGCGCGATGATGACGGCCGCCTGGTAGCGGGTCAGGTTCTCATTGCCGCGGAAGGTGCCATCGGGGAAGCCCAGGATGACGCCTTCGCTGACGAGGCGGCTGACGGCGTCAGCGGCCCAGTGGCCGGCAGGAACGTCGCTCAGCGTCGGGGCTTGCGTCGTGGTCGTCGACGTGCCCTGAGCCGCAGCTACGCCCAGCGTGAGCGTCACGGTCAATGCGAGAAGTGCTTTCAGTTTCATACTACCCCCTGGAAATTGCGCTCGAATCATGCCGGGCTGAAGAAATCGATGGGGCGAGTTGCCGGGTTTCCTCTCCCATATGTTGATGATGCCGACCTCATTCTTGCGCGGTCCAGCGCTCTCTCGCCCCTTTATGAGAAAAAAGAGTCGTCTGGATCACGGCGATGATACTCGTATGAAGAAGGCAAGGTCAAGTCCCAGACGAGAAATTTCGGCAGCCCCTTCCTTCATGATGCGAATCTGAAGTGGAATTCGAGGATATGCCTACACGCTAAATGAGGCAAAAGCCTCACCAGCATGTGTAATTTAACTGACCAGCCAGTCAATCAACATTCTGGATCGCTCCGGTGAACCACGCTGGAACGTTGCCCTTGAAATATCGCGCTGCCCACTCCTCTGCCCATTCACGGTAGGTACCCGAGGCAATCGCCAGGGATGCCCGCTCAACCAGCCGATGCAGGTAACACAAGTTGTGTAGAGACAGCATCCTGGGTGCCAGCATTTCCTCGGCACGCAACAGGTGCGCAAGGTAAGCCCGCGTGTAGTGGCGGCATGCATAGCAGTCACACTCCGGATCAATGGGCATTAACTGCTGACGAGGAGCACTCGAATTCATATTCAGGCGCCCGTCGTCGGTGAGAGCGTAACCGAAACGACCGGTGCGTGTCGGGTAGACGCAGTCGAACAAATCAACGCCCAGGGCCATCGCGGCAACCAGGTCCTCCGGGTGGCCCACGCCCATCAGGTAGCGGGGTTTGGACTCAGGCAACCCCTGAGCGGTCTGCGATATGGCCGGATACATCTCTTCCTTGGATTCTCCGACCGCCAGGCCACCGATGGCGAACCCGGGCGTATCGAAAGCTACGGTCGCCTGGAGGCTCACAGCACGCAGGTCATGATAGATGCCTCCCTGCACAATTGGAAACAACGCCTGATCGCTGCGGGTCTTGGCAGTTAATGAACGTTCCAACCATCGGAGGGTCCGCTCAAGGCTGTTACGCACGTACTCATGACTGGCCGGATAAGGTGGGCACTCGTCAAAAGCCATGATAATGTCGGCCCCCAGACTCTCCTGAACCCCTATAGACCGCTCGGGAGTCAGCAAGATCAGGCTGCCGTCCAGATGACTTTTGAACGTCGCCCCTTCCTCGGTGATTTTACGCATATGTCCCAGGCTCATCACCTGAAACCCACCTGAATCGGTCAGAAATGGCCCTGGATAGGCGGTAAAGCCCGGGAGCCCACCATGAACTGCCACCAGATCAGGGCCAGGACGCAGCATCAGGTGATAGGTGTTGGCAAGGATGATCTGGGAACCGATATCAAGCAGCTCGTGCGGACTGATGCCTTTAACCGAGCCCTGGGTACCAACGGGCATGAACATAGGTGTTCGCACGTCTCCATGAGGTGTACGGAAAGTTCCCGTACGAGCACGGCCTGAACGCGCAGAAACAGTGAATTCAAACATCGGCCTACTCTAGCAATCCCAAAAGAAGAAAGCCCGTCTTCCAAGAAGGAAGACGGGCTGAAATGGAGCGGGAAAAGAGACTCGAACTCTCGACCCCAACCTTGGCAAGGTTGTGCTCTACCAACTGAGCTATTCCCGCAAACAAAAAAACCCCCGCACCGACCTACTCTCCCGGGACCCTGCGGTCCAAGTACCATTGGCGCGGCTGCGTTTCACGACTGAGTTCGGAATGGGATCAGGTGGTTCCACAGCGCTGTGAGCACGGGGGTGTCTCGATTTGTGGCATTACACCAAAAGAATCGAGCACGACCGAGTGGCATACGCGAGCATTCTCATTAGGGCATAGAGGTCAAGACCTCGACTGATGAGCACCAGTCAGCTGAGTACATCACTGTACTTGCACTTCTGGCCTCTTAACCCGGTGATCTTCCGGGAGTCTTACCCAGTTAACCTGGTGAGACGCCTCATCTTGAAGTCGGCTTCCCGCTTAGATGCTTTCAGCGGTTATCCGATCCGAACATAGCTACCCTGCTCATGCCCTTGGTAGGACAGCAGGAAGACCAGCGGTTCGTTCACTCCGGTCCTCTCGTACTAGGAGCAACTCTTCTCAAGCGTCTTACGCCCGTAGCGGATAGAGACCGAACTGTCTCACGACGTTCTGAACCCAGCTCGCGTGCCGCTTTAATGGGCGAACAGCCCAACCCTTGGGACCTTCTTCAGCCCCAGGATGCGACGAGCCGACATCGAGGTGCCAAACCTCCCCGCCGATATGGACTCTCGGGGGAGATCAGCCTGTTATCCCCGGGGTAACTTTTATCCGTTGATCGATGGCCCTTCCACACGGTACCACCGGTTCACTAAGCCCGAGTTTCCTCCCTGCTCCACATGTCCGTGTCGCAGTCAAGCCACCTTGTACCTTTGCGCTCTGCAGACGATTTCCAACCGTCTTGAGGTGACCTTTGGGCGCCTCCGTTACTCTTTCGGAGGCGACCGCCCCAGTCAAACTACCCGCCAAACACGGTCCCTGTTGTTGCATCAACAGGTTAGAAACGCCAGCAAGTCAGGGTGGTATTTCACCAGTGCCTCCACCGATCCCAAAAGACCGGCTTCATCGGCTCCCACCTATCCTACGCAGACCAGCCAACATTCCAATGTCAGACTATAGTAAAGCTCCACGGGGTCTTTTCGTCCTGCTACGGGTAGGCCGCATCTTTACAGCCAATTCAATTTCACCGAGTCCCTCGTTGAGACAGCGCCCTGATCGTTACGCCTTTCGTGCAGGTCGGAACTTACCCGACAAGGAATTTCGCTACCTTAGGACCGTTATAGTTACGGCCGCCGTTCACCGGGGCTTCAATTCGCAGCTCTCACCGCTCCTCTTGACCTTCCGGCACCGGGCAGGCGTCACACCCTATACGTCCACTTCTCGTGTTGGCAGAGTGCTGTGATTTTGGTAAACAGTCGCCAGGGCCTATTCACTGCGCCCATGTTGCCATGGGACCCCTTCTCCCGAAGTTACGGGGTGAACTTGCAAAGTTCCTTAACGAGGGTTCTCTCGCGCGCCTTAGTGCTCTCACACCCGGACACCTGTGTCGGTTTGCGGTACGGGTACTCGCTCTTCATCGTTTAGAAGCTTTTCTAGGCACCCTGGATTCAGCAACTACCCTTCCGAAGAAGGTCCCGATGCACCTCAGTGTAGTGACCGACGGATTTTCCTACCGGTCCACCTTGATACACCAACCGGGACAACCAAAACCCGGCTTTGCTTATCCTAATGCGTCCCTCCGTCACTCCAAGCAAGTAGTGCAGGAATCTTGACCTGCTGTCCATCGACTACGCCTTTCGGCCTCGCCTTAGGTCCCGACTTTCCCTGGGCGGACGACCCTTCCCCAGGAACCCTTGTCCTTACGGCGACAGGGATTCTCACCCTGTTTAACGTTACTCATACCGGCATCCGCACTTCTGATCGCTCCAGTCGCCCTTCCGGTCGACCTTCTCTGCTTACAGAACGCTCCCCTACCAGAAAACAGAAGTAAACTTCTGTTCAATCCGCAGCTTCGGTACATCACTTGAGCCCCGATCATTTTCGGCGCACCGTCACTCGACCAGTGAGCTATTACGCACTCTTTAAAGGGTGGCTGCTTCTAAGCCAACCTCCTGGCTGTCTGTGCAACGGCACATCCTTATCCACTTAGTGATGATTTGGGGACCTTAGCTGGCGGTCTGGGTTGTTTCCCTCTCGGCTACGGAAGTTAGCTCTCGCAGCCTCACTCCCAGGCTGTAAAATATGCCCCTTCGGAGTTTGATAAGGTTTGGTAGGCTGGTAGGCCCCCTAGCCTTTTCAGTGCTCTACAGGACACATCCATCACCTGAGGCTGTACCTCAATACATTTCGGGGAGAACTAGCTATCTCCAGGTTCGGTTAGCTTTTCACTCCTAAACACAACTCATCCGAGACTGTTTCAGCAGGCACCGGTTCGGTCCTCCACCCCCTGTCACGGGGGTTTCAACCTGGTCATGCCTAGCTCACCTGGTTTCGAGTCTAGTCCATGCAACTCATTCGCCCTCTTCAGACTCGCTTTCGCTCCGCCTCCGACTATCGTCTTAAGCTCGCTGCATAGATCTAAGTCGCCGGCTCATGCTTCAATAGGCACGCCACAACCCACTTGCGGGGCCGTGACTGCTTGTAAGTCCACGGTTTCAGGTTCTCTTTCACTCCCCTCCCGGGGTTCTTTTCACCGTTCCCTCACGG
The Deinococcus peraridilitoris DSM 19664 genome window above contains:
- a CDS encoding S-layer homology domain-containing protein, which encodes MKLKALLALTVTLTLGVAAAQGTSTTTTQAPTLSDVPAGHWAADAVSRLVSEGVILGFPDGTFRGNENLTRYQAAVIIARVLDQIAQGNVQVEGDTMTSLQNAVQELAADLAALGVRVADLEENAATKDDIARIEERLNDLGVAGGDEGAVTELQGTIDELTARVDELSSNFDTLRADVDDNASSIAALNDLTVLLNQDILSLQDRVSALETGKADRADLDALAGRVGGVETRLGAVEALPRVTLTGGLNANFGSVGLVSGTTAFDIDRLTTNTFLGGSLGDNNVTTVDTAPPGSAVATGGITFGLGVNNIRTANNTITINNANLNFVVRNVFASPVAASDTVVALSGANATGTIAGQQFGVAYSASNSTFSFNPAFFNNTDAGARRGVVATINATTLPFAPKLTAVVGVGATAALPASYFGIRAEINPFGLGNLGVSYATNALRDGLSADARFNVGPIALESVYVTSVPRTGVGFAGADNSFFVRATTNLGGFNLGANFRAIDPDFGAIGSVNPVAMGVNNNRYASDQVGFGVAATTTFSIVNLGAYYDNQTGYVAGTPAVGRAGTVFGVTAGATLFRAVSLTAFYNGASTGGVAVAGTSNSLTTTYDGGLAPAPFFGTSSFGAIVRHNGAAADALISGLNITAGFGRFYTVGANDFQVFANYSGNVGGLFTLTPYARYHMNTGGAATTVDAAGATVPAVGYSTFKVGSGFTTTPLNVVFSPSVTGGVAYRSTAFATGGTTSELYANGNLVLNNIFAENTSLGFGYSTYTATGVAALATGVSNSAFDASVDRIYGNPPAGAFAAGPGATSGSVNGFFTQLNVYGVKASYGVFTLTDTTAGTTSAASGFRVGYDVRF
- a CDS encoding bifunctional folylpolyglutamate synthase/dihydrofolate synthase, whose protein sequence is MLTQALSWLFAQQRFGVHPGLARVRELLDRLGSPQRSFDVVLVGGTNGKGSTSAVLAGMLQASGIRVGLFTSPHLTRFAERFQVDGQELPEECVEEALLRVQPHAEAVGATFFEIVTALGVLLFAEASVRLAVMEVGLGGRLDATNALEPLLSVVTTVGFDHTEVLGSTLEQIAAEKAGILRWGGLAVTGVEGAALEILQGREADLWVLGRDAPYEVEAQGWNGSWVRLSSPVGQVEFGTGLLGEHGARNAALAALAALRLGVGTEAIARGAVTARWPGRLERLCWQGREVLLDGAHNVDGARALARTLSSLGMTPVPLIFGVSEGKDVERIVHELTPTVSEVILTRATLSPRASRPETLTTLWNVPVRVAATPEEALAMLPEGPAVVAGSLYLIGEVRPLLLGEAVEQRERWQ
- a CDS encoding carboxypeptidase M32; the protein is MDTLEELKTLLGQVSDLEAAAALLSWDQETHMPPAAASVRGLQVATVASLAHERFTTPRIEELLCGLEAQPAESGTVEEALVRVTRRDYDRATKIPTEFVEEKARAENEAHHAWLAARKNDDFRSFEPHLEKMFDLARRYADLVGFDDHPYDALLDDYEPGARAAEVKRIFAGLRDETLPLLQAIVAAGDATDYGVLTREFDVDRQRRFALEVAEDLGLKGEFSRLDISAHPFQTNFSRNDIRITTRFDAHYFPMSLFGTWHETGHGMYEHGVAAELARTPLSRGASLGVHESQSRMFENLIGRSRPFWQHYFPHFQAVFPEALEGIDAEMLYKAVNRVQPSLIRVEADEVTYNFHIMLRFELELAVLEGTLNVSELPEAWNAKMEQYLGVTPRSNAEGVLQDIHWSAGLIGYFPTYSLGNLLSVQLLEAAKAQDSAIEPGLRSGQYGPLLAWLQHHVHRHGRTLTPRELTERATGRSLSAEPYVRYLREKYQDIYALPQTALQP
- the tgt gene encoding tRNA guanosine(34) transglycosylase Tgt, with the protein product MFEFTVSARSGRARTGTFRTPHGDVRTPMFMPVGTQGSVKGISPHELLDIGSQIILANTYHLMLRPGPDLVAVHGGLPGFTAYPGPFLTDSGGFQVMSLGHMRKITEEGATFKSHLDGSLILLTPERSIGVQESLGADIIMAFDECPPYPASHEYVRNSLERTLRWLERSLTAKTRSDQALFPIVQGGIYHDLRAVSLQATVAFDTPGFAIGGLAVGESKEEMYPAISQTAQGLPESKPRYLMGVGHPEDLVAAMALGVDLFDCVYPTRTGRFGYALTDDGRLNMNSSAPRQQLMPIDPECDCYACRHYTRAYLAHLLRAEEMLAPRMLSLHNLCYLHRLVERASLAIASGTYREWAEEWAARYFKGNVPAWFTGAIQNVD
- a CDS encoding helix-turn-helix domain-containing protein — protein: MKLHERLRELRSERGLRLKDVAETAGISVPYLSDLERGRTNPSLETLQTLAGAYDITVHDLLESVEFYGMSTEGALPKGLADLMSDPVLGPQLTPDWVRTLARIELRGKRPRDKGDWYEIFLHLKRILD
- a CDS encoding manganese-dependent inorganic pyrophosphatase produces the protein MTAVFGHLNPDTDAITAALVYASFLRRTGREAQAYRLGEPNRETEFVLRTAGVDLPPLLDSLPEDSAVALVDHNESSQSLPSLATLNVTHVVDHHKLGDLATNVPVYLRFEPLGSTGTILAKLHREANLPIEQTDARLLLSAILSDTLHFRSPTTTPEDREVATYLAQIAGIADVSAYAGGMFAAKSDLGDIAAEKLLKMDYKVFEFAGRPYGLGVVETTNPGYVFGRKAELLSAMDQEKAKSHLAGVVLSVVDILNETNRTLVLSATEELMLREAFGANIEDGVADLGSRISRKKQIVPVLEAYFEGQ